The Klebsiella sp. RHBSTW-00484 genome includes a window with the following:
- a CDS encoding 3-oxoacid CoA-transferase subunit A — MIDKSVSTLSDAIAGIHDGATIMIGGFGPAGQPTYLIDALIEQGARDLTIINNNAGNGEVGLAALLKAGRVRKMICSFPRQVDSQIFDDLYRRGKVELELVPQGNLAARIQAAGAGLGAVFTPTGYGTPLAEGKETREIDGRHYVLEYPIKADFALIKAHQGDRWGNLVYRKAARNFGPIMATAAQTTIVEVSQLVALGDLDPESVITPGIFVQRVYSLENLIAAKSA, encoded by the coding sequence GGGGCGACCATTATGATTGGCGGTTTTGGCCCCGCCGGTCAGCCGACGTACCTGATAGATGCTCTAATAGAACAGGGGGCTCGTGATTTAACCATCATTAACAATAACGCGGGCAACGGCGAGGTGGGCCTGGCGGCGTTACTGAAAGCCGGGCGGGTGCGCAAGATGATTTGCTCGTTCCCACGCCAGGTGGACTCACAGATTTTTGATGATCTCTATCGCCGCGGCAAAGTGGAGCTGGAGCTGGTACCGCAGGGAAATCTGGCGGCACGCATTCAGGCGGCAGGTGCCGGTCTCGGTGCGGTATTTACTCCTACGGGTTACGGTACGCCGTTGGCTGAGGGTAAAGAGACCCGCGAGATCGACGGCCGTCATTACGTTCTTGAATATCCCATCAAAGCAGATTTCGCGTTGATTAAAGCCCATCAGGGCGATCGCTGGGGCAACCTGGTTTATCGCAAAGCGGCGCGCAACTTCGGTCCGATTATGGCGACCGCCGCGCAAACCACCATTGTGGAAGTCTCACAACTGGTCGCCCTGGGGGACCTCGACCCGGAAAGCGTTATCACGCCGGGAATTTTCGTCCAGCGTGTTTATTCCCTGGAAAACCTGATTGCTGCCAAAAGCGCCTGA
- a CDS encoding 3-oxoacid CoA-transferase subunit B: MQKLTRDEMAQRVARDIPEGAYVNLGIGLPTRIANYLPADKEVFLHSENGLLGMGPKPQPGEEDPELINAGKEYVTLLQGGCYFHHGDSFAMMRGGHLDICVLGAYQVSARGDLANWSTGAPDAIPAVGGAMDLAIGARQVFVMMDHLTRDGECKLVERCTYPLTGVGCVSRIYTDLAVIDISENGPVVREIFNGLSFEELQRITPVTLTFEQLAESA, from the coding sequence ATGCAAAAACTGACTCGCGATGAGATGGCCCAGCGCGTGGCTCGCGATATTCCTGAAGGTGCTTATGTCAATCTGGGCATCGGCCTGCCGACCCGTATCGCCAACTATCTTCCGGCGGATAAAGAAGTGTTCCTGCACAGCGAAAACGGCCTGCTCGGGATGGGGCCGAAACCGCAGCCGGGGGAAGAGGACCCGGAGTTGATTAACGCCGGGAAAGAGTATGTGACTCTGCTTCAGGGGGGCTGCTATTTCCACCATGGTGACTCCTTCGCCATGATGCGCGGAGGCCATCTGGATATCTGCGTCCTTGGAGCCTATCAGGTCTCCGCCCGCGGCGATCTGGCTAACTGGAGCACCGGGGCGCCCGATGCCATCCCCGCCGTCGGTGGCGCGATGGATCTGGCTATCGGCGCGCGTCAGGTGTTCGTGATGATGGATCACCTGACTCGCGATGGCGAATGCAAACTTGTCGAACGCTGTACCTATCCGCTGACCGGCGTTGGCTGCGTCAGCCGCATCTATACCGATCTGGCGGTGATCGATATCAGTGAGAACGGCCCAGTGGTGCGGGAAATCTTTAACGGCCTCTCTTTTGAAGAACTGCAGCGCATCACTCCGGTGACGCTGACTTTCGAGCAACTGGCGGAAAGCGCGTAA
- the pcaF gene encoding 3-oxoadipyl-CoA thiolase, translated as MNQAFICDAVRTPFGRFGGTLATMRADDLAALPLKALLERNPGLDPARIDDVIYGCANQAGEDNRNVARMALLLAGLPESVPGSTVNRLCGSSLDAIGIAARAIKSGETQLMIAGGVESMSRAPFVMGKAESAFSRTMQMEDTTIGWRFINLQMKALYGVDSMPETAENVAGDFAVSRVDQDAFALRSQLRTAAAQAAGRFADELIAVSVPQRKGEALLFTQDEHPRSTSAEALAKLRGVVRADGTVTAGNASGVNDGACALLLASEQALTANDLQPLARVVGVATAGVAPRIMGFGPAPAVRKVLAQTGLTLGQMDVIELNEAFAAQALAVTRDLGLPDDAAYVNPNGGAIALGHPLGASGGRLAMTAAYQLRRTGGRYALCTMCIGVGQGIALIIERV; from the coding sequence ATGAATCAGGCATTTATCTGCGATGCGGTGCGTACGCCGTTCGGTCGTTTTGGCGGTACGCTGGCGACAATGCGCGCTGACGATCTGGCGGCGCTGCCGCTAAAAGCGCTGCTGGAACGTAACCCAGGCCTTGACCCAGCGCGTATTGATGATGTGATTTACGGCTGCGCCAACCAGGCCGGGGAAGATAACCGCAACGTTGCCCGCATGGCGCTGCTGCTGGCCGGGCTGCCGGAAAGCGTGCCGGGCAGTACCGTTAATCGCTTGTGTGGTTCCAGCCTTGATGCGATCGGCATCGCAGCGCGCGCGATTAAAAGCGGCGAAACTCAACTGATGATTGCCGGTGGTGTCGAAAGCATGTCGCGGGCACCGTTTGTGATGGGCAAGGCGGAAAGCGCCTTTAGCCGAACGATGCAGATGGAAGACACCACTATCGGCTGGCGCTTTATCAACTTGCAGATGAAAGCGCTGTATGGCGTTGATTCAATGCCGGAAACTGCCGAAAACGTGGCGGGCGATTTTGCCGTTTCGCGTGTAGATCAGGATGCGTTTGCGCTGCGTAGCCAGCTGCGCACTGCGGCTGCGCAAGCGGCTGGGCGCTTTGCCGATGAGCTGATCGCCGTTTCGGTCCCGCAGCGAAAGGGTGAAGCGCTGCTATTTACCCAGGATGAACACCCGCGCAGCACTAGCGCAGAGGCGCTGGCGAAACTACGCGGGGTCGTGCGTGCTGACGGCACGGTCACGGCGGGTAACGCCTCTGGGGTTAACGACGGTGCCTGCGCGTTATTGCTCGCCAGCGAGCAGGCGCTTACGGCAAATGATTTACAGCCGCTGGCCCGTGTGGTCGGCGTGGCGACGGCGGGGGTTGCGCCGCGGATTATGGGGTTTGGCCCGGCACCGGCGGTGCGCAAGGTTCTGGCGCAAACCGGCCTGACCCTTGGGCAAATGGACGTCATTGAGCTGAATGAAGCCTTCGCCGCCCAGGCGCTGGCGGTGACGCGCGATCTGGGGTTGCCTGACGATGCCGCGTACGTAAACCCTAACGGCGGCGCGATTGCGCTGGGCCATCCGCTGGGGGCTTCAGGTGGGCGTCTGGCGATGACTGCGGCGTATCAGCTGCGGCGAACAGGCGGACGCTATGCGCTGTGCACCATGTGTATCGGCGTCGGTCAGGGGAT